In Microbacterium sp. 1.5R, the following are encoded in one genomic region:
- a CDS encoding MarR family winged helix-turn-helix transcriptional regulator, with amino-acid sequence MSAAENDPAEAIARALSRLRGRRPGDRGRGSRGMGGPHGWHGGPHPDHFEQGSHGRGHPVHPGMPPWANDPSGRFGGPARMRMLEALAAASAPLSVSDLGAAIGVDQPRASRLVQQGVAHGFVRREADPDDARRTRIALTDEGRKVARGMRGERREALGKALAAFTDEERDQLATLLNKLADNWEN; translated from the coding sequence GTGAGCGCCGCAGAGAACGACCCCGCCGAGGCCATCGCCCGCGCCCTGTCGCGCCTTCGCGGAAGGCGCCCCGGCGACCGTGGTCGCGGATCGCGAGGGATGGGCGGGCCGCACGGCTGGCACGGCGGACCCCACCCTGACCACTTCGAGCAGGGGAGTCACGGACGCGGGCACCCTGTGCACCCCGGCATGCCGCCGTGGGCGAACGACCCGTCCGGACGCTTCGGCGGCCCGGCGCGGATGCGGATGCTCGAGGCGCTCGCCGCGGCATCCGCTCCTCTCAGCGTCAGTGATCTCGGCGCGGCGATCGGAGTCGATCAGCCCCGGGCCTCGCGGCTCGTGCAACAGGGGGTCGCTCACGGTTTCGTGCGCCGCGAGGCCGACCCCGACGACGCGCGGCGCACGCGCATCGCGTTGACGGACGAAGGGCGCAAGGTCGCTCGGGGCATGCGCGGCGAGCGGCGGGAGGCGCTCGGCAAGGCGCTCGCCGCATTCACGGATGAGGAGCGCGATCAGCTCGCGACGCTGCTGAACAAGCTCGCCGACAACTGGGAGAACTGA
- a CDS encoding DUF2283 domain-containing protein — MGELRRDPEVDAAYVTVGAAIADGEVARTVAVNLPDDISGELFLDFDRDGHLLGIEILGASRLLHPEEPGA, encoded by the coding sequence GTGGGTGAGCTGCGACGCGACCCTGAGGTCGACGCCGCGTACGTGACGGTGGGCGCAGCCATCGCGGATGGCGAGGTCGCGAGAACCGTCGCGGTGAACCTGCCCGACGACATCTCCGGTGAGCTGTTTCTCGACTTCGATCGCGACGGCCACCTGCTCGGCATCGAGATTCTCGGTGCCTCCCGGTTGCTCCACCCGGAAGAACCGGGCGCCTGA